One Deltaproteobacteria bacterium DNA segment encodes these proteins:
- a CDS encoding NUDIX hydrolase: protein MTRRTPAKPHGYHQHGDVEYRFCPVCGHSLHAEVIKPSEPERLVCGNCGFVFYLDPKVAVGTLGTLDGGIVLLKRGIEPAYGKWVFPGGYVNRGETVKEAGIRETREEVNLDVRIQSLLNVYSYPEKPVIVIVYTVKIVGGELGPGDETIEVGTFPPGDIPWEELAFPSTRDALLEYVEKISHP from the coding sequence ATGACACGAAGAACGCCTGCCAAACCCCACGGGTATCACCAGCACGGGGACGTAGAGTATCGGTTTTGTCCGGTTTGCGGCCATTCCCTCCACGCGGAGGTGATCAAGCCGTCTGAGCCGGAGCGGCTCGTCTGTGGGAACTGCGGGTTTGTGTTCTATCTCGATCCAAAGGTGGCCGTCGGTACCCTCGGCACCCTGGACGGCGGAATCGTTCTTCTGAAAAGGGGAATCGAGCCCGCGTACGGGAAGTGGGTCTTCCCGGGAGGATACGTGAATCGTGGAGAGACCGTGAAGGAGGCCGGGATCCGGGAGACGAGGGAGGAGGTCAACCTGGATGTGAGAATCCAGAGTCTCCTCAACGTATACTCTTACCCGGAAAAGCCCGTCATCGTCATTGTTTACACGGTGAAGATCGTGGGAGGTGAACTCGGCCCCGGTGACGAGACCATTGAGGTCGGCACATTCCCCCCTGGTGATATCCCGTGGGAGGAACTGGCCTTCCCCAGCACGCGCGATGCCCTTCTGGAGTATGTGGAGAAGATCTCACACCCATAG